A stretch of Gemmatimonas aurantiaca T-27 DNA encodes these proteins:
- a CDS encoding indole-3-glycerol phosphate synthase TrpC: MAVADRLEALKAVARDARPVVPFHQALTGPHLRVIAEVKRASPSKGTIAPGLDAVGQAEAYVRGGAAAISVLTEPTRFGGSLEDLQAVAAAVQVPVIRKDFLVHPVQLWEARAAGASAALLIVRSLAPSLLPLLIDTAREIGLEPLVEIRDLVELERALAAGASVIGVNNRNLESLVIDTATAPAIIPHIPSDRVAVAESGMQQPDDLHAPRDAGADAVLVGSAVSTATDPEAQVRALAAIARHATARR, translated from the coding sequence ATGGCGGTCGCCGACCGCCTCGAAGCCCTGAAGGCGGTGGCGCGGGACGCCCGACCCGTCGTGCCTTTCCACCAGGCCCTCACGGGGCCACATCTCCGGGTCATCGCGGAGGTGAAGCGCGCGTCGCCGTCCAAGGGCACGATCGCCCCCGGACTGGACGCCGTGGGCCAGGCCGAGGCGTACGTGCGGGGCGGGGCAGCGGCGATTTCGGTACTGACCGAACCAACGCGGTTTGGTGGGTCCCTCGAAGATCTCCAAGCGGTCGCTGCTGCCGTGCAGGTGCCCGTGATCCGCAAGGACTTCCTCGTGCACCCCGTCCAGTTGTGGGAGGCTCGCGCGGCCGGTGCTTCGGCGGCGCTGTTGATCGTACGATCACTGGCCCCCTCGCTGCTGCCACTGCTGATCGACACGGCACGCGAGATCGGACTCGAACCACTGGTGGAGATTCGCGATCTCGTCGAACTCGAACGGGCGCTGGCCGCTGGCGCTTCGGTCATCGGTGTCAACAATCGCAATCTCGAATCACTGGTCATCGATACGGCCACGGCGCCGGCCATCATTCCGCACATCCCCTCCGATCGGGTGGCCGTGGCGGAGAGTGGCATGCAGCAGCCGGACGATCTGCACGCGCCCCGCGATGCCGGCGCCGATGCCGTACTGGTTGGCAGCGCGGTCTCTACGGCAACCGATCCGGAAGCCCAGGTGCGTGCGTTGGCCGCGATTGCCCGTCATGCCACCGCCCGTCGCTGA
- the lexA gene encoding transcriptional repressor LexA, whose translation MPLTKRQREILSFLSEYNEVNGYAPSFEEIASQFNYNSLATVHEHLTNLERKGYIKRSYNESRAIEILPSEIYQRSVELPLLGSVAAGAPIEAVHSGETMAVPDGFLRRNGSHYVLRVRGDSMIEEHIRDGDFVVINDKQAADNGEMVIALLDGSGATVKRYYRERDGRIRLQPANETMQPLFVHEDDVRIQGIVVGVLRRY comes from the coding sequence ATGCCGCTCACCAAGCGACAGCGCGAAATTCTCTCGTTCCTCTCCGAGTACAACGAGGTCAACGGCTATGCGCCCAGCTTCGAGGAGATCGCGTCGCAGTTCAACTATAACTCGCTTGCGACGGTGCATGAGCATCTGACCAACCTCGAGCGCAAGGGGTACATCAAGCGCTCGTACAACGAGAGCCGCGCCATCGAGATCCTGCCGTCGGAGATCTACCAGCGTTCGGTGGAGTTACCGCTCCTGGGTTCTGTGGCGGCCGGTGCACCCATCGAAGCGGTACACAGTGGCGAGACGATGGCCGTGCCCGACGGGTTCTTGCGCCGGAACGGGAGTCACTATGTCCTGCGGGTGCGTGGCGACTCGATGATCGAGGAGCATATCCGCGACGGCGACTTTGTCGTGATCAACGACAAGCAGGCAGCCGACAACGGCGAAATGGTCATCGCCCTGCTCGATGGCTCGGGGGCTACCGTGAAGCGTTACTATCGCGAGCGTGATGGGCGCATCCGTTTGCAGCCAGCCAACGAAACGATGCAGCCGCTGTTTGTCCACGAAGACGACGTCCGCATCCAGGGCATCGTGGTCGGGGTGTTGCGCCGCTATTGA
- the trpD gene encoding anthranilate phosphoribosyltransferase — protein MPAEALAVAIRRLALHQPLDGEELHQAFKVIMRGEGTPAQVAALLMALRVKGETPSEVAAVVRALRDAMVVLPAADPNALVDTCGTGGGSLTTFNISTASALLAAGMGVRVAKHGNRSFTSRSGSADVLEALGVVIETTPAAMAATLEEAGIVFMFAPLMHPALRHVGPIRRELAVPTVMNIVGPLANPARAGRQVVGVAEIARLELLANALMQLGSVRAMVVHGAPGVDEISPLGLTEVREARDGAVHRWTIDPAAFGVGAVSAESLAGGDPAQNAEIIEAVLQGAGSTGAQAAVLLNAAAALYVSRDDLTYADAVAQTRSALAAGVGYTALERLRAASQRWRA, from the coding sequence ATGCCCGCTGAGGCGTTGGCCGTTGCCATTCGGCGGCTCGCGCTGCATCAGCCGCTGGATGGCGAAGAGCTGCATCAGGCCTTCAAGGTGATCATGCGTGGCGAGGGCACCCCGGCCCAGGTGGCCGCGTTGCTGATGGCCCTGCGAGTGAAAGGGGAAACGCCGTCGGAAGTGGCTGCCGTGGTGCGGGCGCTGCGCGACGCCATGGTGGTGCTGCCGGCGGCGGACCCGAACGCATTGGTGGACACCTGCGGCACGGGCGGCGGCTCGTTGACGACGTTCAACATCTCCACGGCCTCCGCCCTGTTGGCGGCAGGCATGGGTGTGCGGGTCGCGAAACATGGCAACCGGTCTTTCACATCCCGATCGGGCAGCGCGGATGTGTTGGAGGCACTGGGCGTCGTGATCGAAACCACGCCCGCCGCCATGGCTGCCACGCTGGAGGAGGCGGGCATTGTGTTCATGTTCGCACCGCTCATGCACCCGGCGCTGCGTCACGTGGGCCCGATTCGCCGTGAACTGGCCGTGCCCACCGTGATGAACATCGTGGGCCCGCTGGCCAATCCGGCCCGTGCCGGCCGTCAGGTGGTGGGTGTGGCGGAAATCGCACGCCTCGAGTTGCTCGCCAACGCACTCATGCAGCTCGGATCGGTACGCGCGATGGTCGTGCACGGCGCTCCGGGGGTGGACGAAATCTCGCCGCTGGGCCTGACCGAGGTACGCGAGGCGCGCGATGGCGCGGTGCACCGCTGGACCATTGATCCCGCCGCCTTTGGCGTGGGTGCAGTCAGCGCCGAGTCGCTGGCCGGTGGTGATCCGGCGCAGAACGCGGAGATCATTGAGGCCGTGTTGCAGGGCGCGGGTTCAACAGGAGCACAAGCGGCGGTACTGCTGAATGCCGCCGCGGCCCTGTATGTCAGCCGAGACGACCTGACGTATGCCGACGCCGTGGCACAGACCCGTTCTGCATTGGCGGCGGGCGTCGGATACACCGCGCTGGAACGCCTGCGAGCCGCTTCCCAGCGCTGGCGCGCCTGA
- a CDS encoding GAF domain-containing protein → MPPRSLASLAHALTASPDLDGALVALGECLAELDRGASVALIHYDARRDMLRDRYTPVGAQVHRTSIETTFDHLPEPVRARILAGGPFLDVTDRSADYARLCGFATALDGGVLALRGLRVEGQLGAVLALYEPRKIFGTRTTERIAPAVALFDLAYARISERDAREEAVRTLEDVTQRVHGEYVRKLSVLEAELREVRNTPRQVTAFHSAEAIALQADAARAQEEMRRAGRKAELADQQLASAVGQLEQAHIELHRRSEALRQRTRTLYLVDRALSLDAETTDARTLVDALLALVGDDMQAQRCSLMLRAPEPDHLYLAAARGIAPNIVEGMRIRIGEGVAGRVAAAREPLLVQDVREASQHPLLRDQYFTTGSFISFPLVYHDELVGVLNLTNRAQRGIYTEEDVERVRLLGLVISLIASRNGLPQALLETLHAR, encoded by the coding sequence ATGCCCCCACGTTCCCTCGCATCACTGGCGCACGCCCTCACGGCGTCCCCCGACCTCGATGGCGCGCTCGTCGCCCTCGGCGAATGCCTCGCCGAACTCGATCGCGGGGCCTCCGTAGCGCTCATCCACTACGATGCGCGCCGGGACATGCTCCGGGACCGCTACACCCCCGTGGGCGCACAGGTGCATCGGACCAGTATCGAGACCACGTTCGATCACCTCCCTGAGCCGGTTCGGGCCCGGATTCTGGCGGGTGGTCCATTTCTCGACGTCACCGACCGATCGGCCGACTACGCGCGCCTGTGCGGTTTTGCCACGGCGCTGGACGGCGGAGTGCTGGCGTTGCGAGGCCTTCGGGTGGAGGGACAACTCGGGGCCGTGCTGGCGCTGTACGAGCCACGCAAGATCTTCGGCACCCGCACCACCGAGCGGATTGCGCCGGCCGTTGCGCTGTTCGACCTGGCCTATGCCCGCATCTCCGAGCGGGATGCCCGCGAAGAAGCCGTGCGGACGCTCGAGGATGTCACCCAGCGCGTGCACGGTGAATACGTGCGCAAGCTCTCGGTGCTCGAAGCCGAACTGCGCGAAGTGCGCAACACGCCCCGCCAGGTCACCGCATTCCACTCCGCCGAAGCCATCGCCCTGCAGGCCGATGCCGCGCGGGCGCAGGAGGAGATGCGTCGTGCGGGTCGGAAGGCGGAGCTGGCCGATCAGCAACTCGCGTCGGCCGTGGGCCAGCTCGAACAGGCCCACATCGAACTGCACCGGCGCAGCGAAGCCCTGCGTCAGCGCACCCGCACGCTGTACCTGGTGGATCGCGCGTTGTCACTCGATGCCGAAACCACCGATGCGCGTACCCTGGTGGACGCGCTGTTGGCCCTCGTGGGCGACGATATGCAGGCCCAGCGCTGTTCGCTCATGCTGCGTGCGCCGGAGCCGGATCATCTCTACCTGGCGGCCGCCCGCGGGATCGCGCCCAACATCGTGGAAGGCATGCGTATCCGGATCGGCGAAGGCGTGGCCGGCCGGGTGGCGGCAGCCCGTGAGCCGCTGCTGGTGCAGGATGTACGGGAAGCTTCGCAGCATCCGCTGCTGCGTGATCAGTACTTCACCACCGGCAGTTTCATCAGCTTCCCACTCGTCTATCACGACGAACTGGTGGGTGTGCTCAACCTGACCAACCGGGCCCAACGCGGGATTTACACCGAAGAAGACGTAGAGCGTGTGCGTCTGCTCGGGTTGGTGATCTCGCTGATTGCCTCGCGCAACGGGTTGCCGCAGGCGCTGCTGGAGACACTGCATGCCCGCTGA
- the truA gene encoding tRNA pseudouridine(38-40) synthase TruA, whose translation MDPRPILLVTQYDGGRFAGWQRQPDVRTVQGDMERVLGRLSGGLYVPAVGAGRTDAGVHAHGQGVGVRMPPQWTAPRLRRAMNALLPDDIWVAAAYQMEPEFHPRYSATARRYGYLIGTDELASSPFRRRHEWALHRPLDVEALHGEAAELLGEHTFRAFAIAHTAPVDDHHRCIIHHAAWVPREGGWVFEVSANRFLHHMVRFLVGTMVDVALGRRPRGTIARLLVTPDNADTSPPAPAHGLSLREVTYPAALYAQEG comes from the coding sequence ATGGACCCGCGACCGATCCTCCTGGTAACCCAGTACGACGGGGGGCGATTCGCCGGCTGGCAGCGCCAGCCCGACGTGCGCACCGTCCAGGGTGACATGGAGCGGGTCCTGGGGCGTCTTTCCGGGGGGCTGTACGTGCCTGCCGTGGGCGCCGGCCGCACCGACGCCGGGGTGCACGCCCACGGTCAGGGCGTTGGCGTGCGAATGCCTCCTCAGTGGACCGCCCCGCGGCTCCGGCGTGCCATGAATGCCTTGCTGCCCGACGACATCTGGGTGGCCGCGGCGTACCAAATGGAGCCGGAATTCCATCCCCGGTACAGCGCAACGGCGCGGCGATATGGTTATCTTATCGGGACGGATGAATTGGCCTCGTCGCCGTTTCGCCGTCGCCACGAATGGGCACTCCATCGCCCCCTCGATGTCGAAGCGCTGCACGGCGAGGCTGCTGAACTGCTGGGAGAGCACACGTTCCGGGCGTTTGCCATAGCTCATACGGCGCCGGTCGACGATCACCACCGCTGCATCATTCATCATGCGGCGTGGGTGCCTCGCGAAGGCGGCTGGGTGTTCGAGGTGTCGGCAAACCGCTTTCTCCATCACATGGTGCGATTCCTGGTCGGGACGATGGTCGATGTGGCGCTGGGGCGCCGTCCGCGTGGTACGATCGCGCGGCTATTGGTCACACCCGACAACGCGGACACCTCCCCGCCAGCACCCGCGCACGGTCTGTCGCTGCGCGAAGTGACGTATCCCGCGGCGCTGTACGCACAGGAAGGCTGA